One genomic segment of Gemmatimonadaceae bacterium includes these proteins:
- a CDS encoding MauE/DoxX family redox-associated membrane protein yields MSGKGFPQGSLFAASPTAPHCGATFLAAGSIKAVAPYGFSRHFASPGLLPERFLPLAVTVTAAVEAGLGVALLAAAVTSIVWPSSLALPFGLSALSWWGVRSGKVTDCGCYGGYFRPSIRQSLGLNAVFAIMINIPWLLGLGSATISGGQLASIFAAAITAGMVAAWVQHRELPGV; encoded by the coding sequence ATGAGTGGAAAAGGCTTCCCGCAAGGAAGCCTTTTTGCTGCGAGTCCGACAGCTCCGCATTGCGGTGCAACTTTCCTCGCCGCCGGATCCATCAAAGCGGTAGCACCGTACGGATTTTCCCGCCACTTTGCGTCACCCGGGTTGCTACCGGAAAGGTTTCTGCCTCTGGCCGTCACCGTGACTGCAGCGGTCGAGGCCGGCTTGGGAGTTGCCCTTCTGGCGGCCGCTGTCACTTCGATTGTCTGGCCGAGCTCGCTGGCGCTGCCGTTCGGATTGTCTGCACTTAGCTGGTGGGGAGTCCGATCCGGCAAGGTGACCGATTGCGGTTGTTATGGCGGTTATTTCCGGCCATCGATCCGGCAGAGCCTTGGGCTCAACGCCGTTTTTGCCATAATGATCAATATTCCTTGGCTGCTGGGGCTTGGGTCGGCGACGATAAGCGGCGGGCAGCTTGCCAGCATTTTCGCAGCGGCCATCACCGCGGGCATGGTTGCCGCATGGGTGCAGCACCGGGAGCTACCTGGGGTTG